The proteins below come from a single Methanothrix thermoacetophila PT genomic window:
- the acs gene encoding acetate--CoA ligase, which yields MVYEKAEVSSQENVYRPASDLVENSNVMQWMKRKGFRSEKELRAWCSENYVEFWDEMAKTYADWFVPYEKVLEWNPPHARWFVGGKCNVAHNALDRHARSWRRNKVAYYFVGEPVGDTRAITYYQLYRDVNKLANGLKSLGVKKGDRVGIYLPMIPELPVAMLACAKIGAIHVVVFSGFSAGALRERINDAGARVLITCDGSYRRGKPIPIKAQADEALQDAPSVERQIVYRRTGQSIEWKDGFDIWWHELVKNQPDECETLQMDSEDPLFILYTAGAGGKPRGVVHAHGGFCVGPAYTTSWVFDIKDTDVYWSTADIGWITGHTYIVYGPLCLGATSVMYEGSPDYPDFGRWFQIIEDYGVSVIYTAPTAIRMFMKEGEEWPRKYDLRSVRLMGSVGEAMNPDAFLWWRKHVGNDWAPIMDTWFQSETGCHVIAPLPITPLKPGSPAFPLPGYNVDLLDVNGRAVGPGESGNIVLTAPWPTMLRGIYGEPEKLREIYYDYYWSIKPGIYLSGDRARRDADGYWWILGRIDDVLKVAGHRISNAEVESAALSHPNVADAAVIGRPDKVKGENIILFVVLKEGINPSEELKKDIRNHVRATMGPIAMPSEVYFVSAIPKDRTGKPVRAVIKAKALGAALGDTSSVINKDAIDAIPAI from the coding sequence ATGGTATATGAAAAAGCAGAGGTATCCTCTCAGGAGAACGTCTACAGGCCGGCAAGCGACCTGGTGGAGAACTCCAATGTGATGCAGTGGATGAAGAGAAAGGGATTCAGGAGTGAGAAAGAGCTGCGGGCCTGGTGTTCCGAGAACTACGTTGAGTTCTGGGACGAGATGGCAAAGACATATGCAGATTGGTTTGTGCCGTACGAGAAGGTCCTGGAGTGGAACCCACCGCATGCGAGATGGTTTGTCGGAGGAAAGTGTAACGTCGCGCACAACGCCCTCGACAGGCATGCAAGATCCTGGCGAAGAAACAAGGTCGCTTACTACTTCGTGGGTGAGCCGGTCGGAGATACCAGGGCCATTACATACTATCAGCTCTACAGAGATGTGAATAAGCTCGCAAATGGTCTGAAGAGTCTTGGCGTGAAGAAGGGCGACAGGGTTGGTATCTACCTGCCGATGATCCCCGAGCTGCCGGTGGCGATGCTGGCTTGTGCTAAGATCGGCGCGATACATGTCGTAGTCTTCTCCGGATTCAGCGCAGGCGCGCTCCGCGAGAGGATTAACGATGCTGGGGCCAGAGTCCTGATAACATGTGATGGATCATACAGAAGGGGCAAGCCTATCCCGATAAAGGCCCAAGCGGATGAGGCCCTTCAGGACGCGCCCTCTGTCGAACGCCAGATTGTTTACAGACGGACTGGCCAGAGCATCGAATGGAAGGACGGATTCGATATCTGGTGGCATGAGCTCGTGAAGAACCAGCCTGATGAGTGTGAGACGCTTCAGATGGACTCGGAGGATCCGCTCTTCATACTCTACACAGCTGGAGCTGGAGGAAAGCCGAGGGGTGTTGTCCATGCGCACGGCGGCTTCTGCGTCGGGCCTGCGTACACGACGAGCTGGGTTTTCGACATAAAGGATACTGATGTGTACTGGTCGACTGCTGACATAGGGTGGATCACAGGCCACACATACATAGTATACGGACCGCTCTGCCTCGGCGCGACGAGCGTTATGTACGAGGGCTCTCCGGATTACCCTGATTTCGGGAGATGGTTCCAGATCATAGAGGATTACGGTGTCTCTGTGATATACACAGCGCCCACCGCAATCAGGATGTTCATGAAGGAGGGCGAGGAGTGGCCTAGGAAGTACGACCTGAGAAGCGTCCGGCTCATGGGATCTGTGGGAGAGGCCATGAACCCCGATGCTTTCCTGTGGTGGAGAAAGCATGTCGGCAACGACTGGGCTCCCATAATGGACACATGGTTCCAGTCGGAGACAGGATGCCATGTGATAGCTCCACTGCCGATAACCCCGCTCAAGCCGGGCTCGCCTGCATTCCCGCTTCCCGGATACAACGTTGATCTCCTTGATGTGAACGGGAGAGCAGTTGGTCCTGGAGAGAGTGGGAACATCGTGCTCACAGCCCCATGGCCGACGATGCTCAGAGGTATATACGGAGAGCCGGAGAAGCTCAGGGAGATCTATTACGACTACTACTGGAGCATCAAACCTGGTATATACCTCAGCGGCGACAGGGCGAGGAGGGATGCTGACGGCTACTGGTGGATACTCGGAAGGATAGATGATGTTCTGAAGGTCGCAGGCCACAGGATAAGCAATGCAGAGGTCGAGAGCGCAGCGCTCTCACATCCGAATGTCGCGGATGCAGCTGTCATCGGCAGGCCGGACAAGGTCAAAGGAGAGAACATCATTCTCTTCGTTGTGCTTAAAGAGGGCATCAATCCAAGCGAGGAACTCAAGAAGGATATCAGGAACCATGTCAGGGCGACCATGGGACCGATAGCGATGCCCTCTGAGGTTTACTTCGTCTCCGCCATACCCAAGGACAGAACGGGAAAGCCTGTTAGGGCAGTGATCAAGGCGAAGGCACTTGGAGCAGCTCTCGGCGATACATCCTCTGTAATAAACAAAGATGCCATCGATGCCATACCCGCGATTTAG
- a CDS encoding 4Fe-4S dicluster domain-containing protein, translated as MAWLVGYPREKITWHPTIDREKCLKCGMCMNCGMNVYDWTEDGPVVARPNQCIVGCNTCANLCMGEAISFPDIKPIREIYKREHIWAKVKKQLEEEGKLKPK; from the coding sequence ATGGCATGGCTTGTTGGCTATCCGAGAGAGAAGATAACCTGGCATCCCACCATAGATCGCGAAAAGTGCCTGAAGTGCGGGATGTGCATGAACTGTGGCATGAACGTCTACGACTGGACAGAGGATGGGCCTGTGGTCGCAAGGCCGAATCAATGCATAGTTGGCTGCAATACGTGCGCGAATCTCTGCATGGGAGAGGCGATATCGTTCCCGGATATAAAGCCCATCAGGGAGATCTACAAGCGGGAGCATATCTGGGCGAAGGTGAAAAAACAGCTCGAAGAGGAGGGAAAGCTGAAGCCAAAGTGA
- a CDS encoding 2TM domain-containing protein, which yields MAETLEEYKRLFREATVSDQVKLFQLHIAIYIVVNAIWIALNAMGTIKTIPGWAMYYPIVGWGLLVVVHYWFYVRGAENLCKLREREIESRLG from the coding sequence TTGGCTGAGACTCTGGAAGAGTATAAAAGACTTTTTAGAGAGGCGACTGTCTCCGATCAGGTGAAGCTGTTCCAGCTTCACATAGCGATCTACATTGTGGTGAATGCAATCTGGATAGCCCTGAATGCCATGGGCACGATAAAGACTATCCCTGGCTGGGCGATGTACTATCCCATCGTGGGGTGGGGATTGCTGGTGGTGGTGCATTACTGGTTCTACGTGCGCGGTGCTGAGAACCTCTGCAAACTCAGGGAAAGGGAGATAGAATCCAGGCTGGGATAA
- a CDS encoding sulfite exporter TauE/SafE family protein, whose protein sequence is MNGRFWQVYRPIIVLLIVIVALAIWSYLSGGDQVSGAPLLTPLRGILLIAVGLAAGFLGGLIGTGGCSIMLPVIHFWMGYSAPIAIGTTIFAVIFTAISGGYGHLIRKNLDRRATLWLAGGGILGVIFGSWLFTILVEHIDLLQLILGLAFLLPAIRMIYEGIGRSKPKQEGDTIPGGSSGFAVFGFAIGVLTGIVGLGGGYALVPGLIYLFGAPVYITMGTSLAVMIPMAVVAGGIKLVQGFVALTTALILAAGTIVGAQIGAAVIKRFRPNTLKLIFGIYFLYVSLKFIAAYFGIAIW, encoded by the coding sequence ATGAATGGAAGATTCTGGCAGGTATATAGGCCGATAATCGTACTTCTGATTGTTATAGTGGCACTCGCGATCTGGTCATACCTTTCTGGAGGGGATCAGGTGAGCGGTGCGCCGCTGCTGACCCCTCTGAGAGGCATATTGCTGATCGCCGTCGGCCTGGCGGCTGGCTTCCTTGGAGGGTTGATCGGAACTGGCGGATGCAGCATAATGCTCCCAGTGATACACTTCTGGATGGGCTATTCAGCGCCCATCGCGATCGGCACGACGATCTTTGCCGTCATCTTCACCGCCATCTCCGGGGGGTACGGGCACCTCATAAGAAAGAATCTGGACAGAAGAGCGACGCTCTGGCTTGCGGGCGGTGGTATTCTCGGCGTGATCTTCGGATCATGGCTTTTCACCATTCTGGTCGAGCACATAGATCTACTCCAGCTGATTCTCGGATTAGCATTTCTGCTGCCCGCAATAAGGATGATCTACGAGGGCATCGGCCGCTCCAAGCCCAAGCAGGAGGGCGATACAATCCCAGGCGGAAGCAGCGGCTTCGCGGTCTTTGGATTTGCGATTGGCGTTCTGACCGGAATAGTGGGACTTGGCGGCGGATATGCACTCGTCCCGGGGCTGATCTACCTCTTCGGCGCACCTGTGTACATCACCATGGGGACATCCCTGGCGGTCATGATACCAATGGCGGTTGTGGCAGGCGGCATAAAGCTCGTCCAGGGGTTTGTCGCGCTCACCACCGCGCTAATCCTCGCAGCCGGAACCATAGTGGGAGCGCAGATCGGGGCAGCGGTCATCAAGAGGTTCAGGCCGAACACGCTCAAGCTGATATTCGGCATATACTTCCTCTATGTATCGCTGAAGTTCATAGCGGCATACTTCGGAATAGCGATATGGTGA
- a CDS encoding 23S rRNA (pseudouridine(1915)-N(3))-methyltransferase RlmH: MRIIAVGRIRERFWQDAASYYLRRLSPYTRLDVVEVREEDPIKEGRGILAHLCGGVTVALDEHGESMSSQELALWLQNRIVEGCGSINWIIGGPEGLSQDVLNRSDLQLSLSKMTFPYQMARILLLEQLYRAFKIIKNEPYHR, encoded by the coding sequence ATGAGGATAATCGCTGTAGGTCGGATCAGAGAGCGGTTCTGGCAGGATGCAGCATCGTACTATCTGAGACGCCTCTCTCCATACACCAGACTCGATGTTGTGGAGGTTCGCGAGGAGGATCCCATTAAAGAGGGAAGGGGTATACTCGCGCATCTGTGCGGAGGAGTGACAGTAGCTCTCGATGAGCATGGTGAGAGCATGAGCTCACAGGAGCTGGCGTTGTGGCTCCAGAACAGAATCGTTGAGGGATGTGGCAGCATCAACTGGATAATCGGCGGGCCAGAGGGTCTATCTCAGGATGTTCTGAATCGCTCTGATCTCCAGCTCTCGCTCTCAAAGATGACGTTTCCGTATCAGATGGCGAGAATTCTGCTCCTGGAGCAGCTCTACAGGGCGTTCAAGATAATAAAAAATGAGCCATACCACCGCTAA
- a CDS encoding peroxiredoxin — translation MSCTADMDEGMPLLGDRLPRMEVRTTHGPITLPDDLAGKWFVLFSHPADFTPVCTTEFIAFQKRREDFKKLNCELIGLSVDQIFSHMKWTEWIREKMGVEIKFPIIADTGEVADLLGMIHPGKGSNTVRAVFVVDPSGIIRLILYYPQEVGRNIDEILRVVEALQVVDKNKVATPANWPNNDLIGDEVIIPPPSDEKSAKERLSMYDCYDWWFCHKKISR, via the coding sequence ATGAGCTGCACAGCCGATATGGATGAGGGAATGCCTCTCCTTGGGGATAGGCTTCCAAGAATGGAAGTGAGGACCACACACGGTCCGATAACTCTGCCAGACGATCTCGCAGGCAAGTGGTTTGTTCTGTTCAGCCACCCTGCAGACTTCACGCCCGTATGCACCACGGAGTTCATAGCGTTCCAGAAGCGCAGGGAGGACTTCAAGAAGCTCAACTGCGAGCTCATCGGCCTCTCAGTCGATCAGATCTTCTCCCACATGAAGTGGACCGAATGGATCAGAGAGAAGATGGGGGTGGAGATAAAGTTCCCGATAATAGCAGATACAGGAGAGGTTGCCGATCTGCTCGGCATGATCCATCCGGGAAAGGGTTCAAACACTGTGAGAGCTGTATTCGTGGTGGATCCGAGCGGAATAATAAGGCTGATTCTATATTATCCTCAGGAGGTTGGCAGGAATATAGACGAGATCCTCAGGGTCGTGGAGGCTCTCCAGGTTGTTGACAAGAACAAGGTGGCAACTCCGGCGAACTGGCCCAATAACGATCTCATAGGCGATGAGGTCATCATACCACCACCCTCAGATGAGAAGAGCGCAAAGGAACGGCTGAGTATGTACGACTGCTACGACTGGTGGTTCTGCCACAAGAAGATATCCAGATGA
- a CDS encoding MarC family protein produces MSCTHNLEARYIGGSYLDLAIYLQYFVYVFTSLFIIVSPIEATMVFVSLTQDASPAERDRICVRTTLVAFSIAMVFALAGDMILRFFGITVDSLRVAGGILLFLVAIDMLRAKPHKKVTQAEIEDATTREDISIFPLAIPLLTGPGTITTVIVHMGASNTLPEKMIVLLAICLTFGATYAILKSAEHIHDILGVTGIMVFTRILGLILGAIAVDFVSVGAWNIYISMASGA; encoded by the coding sequence GTGTCATGCACTCATAATCTGGAGGCGAGGTACATCGGGGGTTCCTATCTGGATCTGGCCATATATCTTCAGTACTTCGTATATGTGTTCACCTCGCTGTTCATAATAGTGAGCCCCATCGAGGCGACGATGGTCTTCGTCTCTCTGACGCAAGATGCCAGCCCTGCTGAGAGGGACAGGATATGCGTCCGCACAACGCTTGTGGCGTTCTCCATAGCAATGGTCTTTGCTCTTGCAGGCGATATGATTCTGAGATTCTTTGGAATAACTGTCGACTCACTTCGGGTTGCAGGTGGTATACTGCTCTTCCTTGTGGCCATAGACATGCTCCGCGCAAAACCTCACAAGAAGGTCACACAGGCCGAGATAGAGGATGCAACCACCAGGGAGGACATCTCGATATTTCCGCTGGCCATACCGCTGCTCACTGGCCCTGGAACGATAACCACGGTGATAGTGCATATGGGTGCGAGTAATACACTTCCGGAGAAGATGATTGTGCTTCTGGCGATATGTCTCACCTTTGGTGCAACTTATGCGATACTCAAATCCGCAGAGCACATCCACGATATACTTGGTGTCACGGGCATCATGGTATTCACGCGGATACTTGGGCTGATCCTGGGTGCGATAGCAGTCGATTTTGTCAGCGTGGGCGCCTGGAATATCTACATATCGATGGCTTCGGGCGCATGA
- a CDS encoding NAD(P)/FAD-dependent oxidoreductase — MQDVVVVGAGPAGLFAALELSVHGKSVVVVDKGRDISERNCPMKKWGHCLHCEPCHIMCGMGGAGTYSDGILNLHPAIGGDLTRLTDDPWALVDEVDSVFLRYGAPLETQEPTQNDVEELSRRAASVGARFIPIKQRHMGSDRTPEIIREFSNDLKRRGVRFVLNSSAADLIIEKDVCMGVRLSDGGEIRAESTLLAPGRIGAEWIGEVIERYGIKARYGPLDVGVRVEVPSIVMDPVTRINRDPKFHIITHRYDDFIRTFCTNPGGFVVKEEYRDFIATNGHSMSGERSENTNFAFLVRLELTKPIENTTAYGISIAKLVTTIGGRRPVIQRLGDLHRGRRSTGERIARNPVRNTLKDVTPGDISMALPHRIVMDVIEGLEILNEIIPGVNADSTLLYAPEIKFYAREISVDKDLQTSIQSLYAAGDGAGLSRGIVAAAATGLLAARGILRGE, encoded by the coding sequence ATGCAGGATGTAGTCGTGGTCGGTGCCGGGCCTGCAGGACTCTTCGCGGCTCTTGAGCTATCCGTCCACGGGAAGAGCGTGGTGGTTGTCGACAAGGGCAGGGACATCTCTGAGAGGAACTGCCCCATGAAGAAGTGGGGGCACTGTCTTCACTGCGAACCCTGTCATATAATGTGCGGGATGGGCGGCGCTGGCACATACTCAGATGGCATACTCAATCTCCATCCGGCAATAGGCGGAGATCTCACGCGCCTTACGGATGATCCATGGGCTCTTGTGGATGAGGTGGACTCGGTATTTCTGAGATATGGCGCCCCCCTTGAGACTCAGGAGCCCACGCAGAATGATGTGGAGGAGCTGAGCCGGAGGGCTGCATCAGTCGGTGCGAGATTTATACCGATAAAGCAGCGCCACATGGGATCCGATAGGACGCCTGAGATAATAAGGGAATTTAGCAATGACCTCAAAAGGCGTGGTGTCAGGTTCGTGCTGAACAGCTCGGCAGCAGACCTCATAATAGAAAAAGATGTGTGCATGGGAGTCAGGCTATCAGATGGAGGAGAGATAAGAGCTGAGAGCACGCTCCTCGCGCCCGGCAGGATAGGCGCAGAGTGGATCGGGGAGGTGATCGAGAGATATGGCATTAAAGCACGGTATGGACCTCTCGATGTCGGGGTGCGTGTGGAGGTGCCATCGATAGTCATGGATCCTGTCACGAGGATCAACAGAGATCCGAAGTTTCACATCATAACTCACAGATACGATGATTTCATAAGGACATTCTGCACAAACCCTGGGGGGTTTGTGGTCAAGGAGGAGTACAGGGATTTCATAGCAACAAACGGACACTCAATGTCAGGGGAGCGATCTGAGAACACGAACTTCGCATTTCTTGTCAGGCTTGAGCTGACGAAGCCGATAGAGAACACCACAGCATACGGAATATCGATAGCGAAGCTCGTGACAACTATCGGCGGGAGGAGGCCCGTGATCCAGCGGCTCGGAGATCTCCACAGGGGGAGGAGATCGACCGGGGAGCGGATCGCCAGGAACCCTGTCAGGAATACCCTGAAGGATGTGACTCCGGGCGACATATCGATGGCTCTGCCCCACAGGATAGTCATGGATGTCATCGAGGGGCTTGAGATCCTGAATGAGATCATTCCAGGAGTAAATGCTGACTCCACGCTGCTTTACGCGCCGGAGATAAAATTCTACGCTCGTGAGATAAGCGTCGACAAAGACCTGCAGACCAGCATACAATCACTCTACGCTGCAGGCGATGGCGCCGGTCTCTCGAGAGGCATAGTGGCGGCCGCTGCCACCGGACTGCTCGCAGCGCGCGGAATACTCAGAGGTGAGTAG
- the rpl12p gene encoding 50S ribosomal protein P1 has product MEYIYAALLLHSSGKEVSDDGIKKVLEAAGVAPDEVRIKALVSALEGVDIDKILSQATAMPVAAAAPAAAAAETEAKKPAAKAEEEEEKEEAEESGIEGLGALFG; this is encoded by the coding sequence ATGGAATACATATATGCAGCACTGTTACTACATAGCTCAGGCAAGGAAGTAAGCGATGATGGCATAAAGAAGGTCCTAGAGGCAGCCGGTGTGGCGCCCGATGAGGTCAGGATCAAGGCCCTGGTCTCAGCGCTTGAAGGTGTTGATATCGATAAGATACTCTCCCAGGCGACCGCCATGCCGGTAGCGGCTGCAGCCCCTGCTGCGGCTGCCGCTGAGACCGAGGCCAAGAAGCCTGCAGCCAAGGCAGAGGAAGAAGAGGAGAAGGAAGAGGCAGAGGAGAGCGGCATCGAGGGACTGGGCGCGCTCTTCGGTTAA
- a CDS encoding DUF1699 family protein: MRIRVVSSKSEIAQLNPNERMVHLAFRASNVDFLNLMQRCPRLRVIQVPPSYKKTMSNAIQVFLEMQGIELLEGDVWGHRKDLDEYFTVSDTTIEEIRSMINKGVSFEQMAEELQKKARIGPDLIKYIVKTKVTA; this comes from the coding sequence ATGAGAATTAGAGTAGTCAGCTCCAAGAGCGAGATCGCACAGCTCAATCCGAATGAAAGAATGGTGCATCTGGCCTTCAGGGCATCAAATGTCGATTTCCTGAATCTTATGCAGAGGTGCCCGCGGCTCAGGGTGATCCAGGTACCACCTTCGTACAAGAAGACGATGTCAAACGCGATTCAGGTGTTCCTGGAGATGCAGGGCATCGAACTGCTCGAGGGTGATGTCTGGGGCCACAGGAAGGACCTTGACGAATACTTCACAGTGAGCGACACCACAATAGAAGAGATAAGGTCGATGATCAACAAAGGCGTCTCCTTTGAGCAGATGGCAGAGGAGCTCCAAAAGAAGGCGAGGATCGGCCCGGATCTTATAAAATACATTGTAAAGACAAAGGTAACGGCGTGA
- a CDS encoding 50S ribosomal protein L10 — translation MSADVRHGARVPEWKLREVDELVERIRSSRVVGVAGIRELPADEFQRLRGLLRPISEVRVVNNNIARRAILKSDESIRPLVDYIEDQTALIFSDANPFALKKMLDAEKRPMPIKAGAVAPVDIVVESGETSFSPGPMVGKLQSAGIPAAIKGGKVVINQRVVLAKQGDVITPKVAEVLKLMEIYPKLVGLELRAAYSDRLVFTAEDLAVDTEAVLRDISEAAGKALAFAVEIAYVTPQTVSPIIQRAASRAMYLVAERGIPVPGMMDLVIMKAHANAQAIAGLMSPGGSAPEQRQVEEVVEEVEEKKEEEDAAAGLGSLFG, via the coding sequence CTCGTGTGCCTGAATGGAAGCTGAGAGAAGTGGATGAGCTGGTGGAGCGCATAAGAAGCAGCCGTGTCGTAGGCGTCGCGGGTATACGCGAGCTCCCGGCAGATGAGTTCCAGAGGCTTCGCGGCCTCCTGAGGCCCATCTCTGAGGTAAGGGTTGTCAACAACAACATTGCCCGGCGGGCCATACTGAAGTCGGATGAGTCCATCAGGCCGCTTGTGGATTACATTGAGGATCAGACAGCTCTGATATTCTCAGATGCGAATCCGTTTGCACTCAAGAAGATGCTGGACGCAGAGAAACGCCCGATGCCCATAAAGGCCGGTGCTGTTGCGCCCGTGGATATAGTGGTTGAGAGCGGAGAGACGTCTTTCTCACCAGGACCGATGGTCGGGAAGCTCCAGAGCGCTGGAATACCTGCTGCCATAAAAGGTGGCAAGGTTGTGATAAACCAGAGGGTGGTGCTCGCAAAGCAGGGCGATGTGATAACACCGAAGGTGGCAGAGGTCCTCAAGCTCATGGAGATCTATCCGAAGCTTGTGGGCCTGGAGCTCCGGGCAGCTTACAGCGACAGGCTGGTTTTCACTGCAGAGGATCTGGCAGTGGATACGGAGGCAGTTCTGAGGGATATATCTGAGGCTGCTGGAAAGGCGCTTGCCTTCGCAGTCGAGATAGCCTATGTGACGCCCCAGACCGTATCTCCGATCATCCAGCGTGCAGCATCAAGGGCGATGTATCTGGTGGCCGAGCGCGGAATACCCGTTCCCGGCATGATGGATCTTGTCATAATGAAGGCACATGCCAATGCTCAGGCGATCGCAGGTCTGATGTCCCCAGGGGGGAGCGCGCCGGAGCAGCGGCAGGTCGAAGAGGTCGTTGAAGAAGTAGAGGAGAAGAAGGAAGAAGAGGACGCAGCCGCCGGGCTGGGTTCTCTGTTTGGTTAA